The nucleotide sequence gcaccAAGATCACACTCACAGCAAAAGGAGAAACGACTAATTATAAGTAAAGCATTTCTCTAACTTATGGCTTGGTGAGGAAAGACGATAGAGCTGAGGTACTTCTTTAGTTGGTCGAAGGCCTTTTGACACTCTTTGATCCATTGAAAGTTCTTTGGATGCTttaggatcttgaagaatggaaggcagcactCCACTGATTTGGAGACAAATCTTGCCAGCGCGGCGACCTGACCAGCCAGGCGCCGAATTTCTTTGACGGTCTTTGGGAGTTGTATGTCCTGCACTGCTCAGATCTTCTCTGAATTTGCCTCAATGCCTCGCTATGTCACTACGGAATCCAGAAATTTTCTTAACGCAACTCCGAAGGCGTACTTCGTCCGATTGAGCTTTATTTGGAACCTTTTGAGGGTCGCAAAAGTTTCCTCTAAGTCGGCTATGTGCTGCCCCATTACTTAGCTTTTTACGAACATGTTATCCATatacacctccatgtttcggccgatTTGCTCCTTGAAGATCTTATTGATGAGGTGTTGGTAAGTTGCCCTTGTATTCTTTAAgccaaagggcattaccttgtagcagtagaggCCTCTGCCAGTGAGAAAGGTTGTTTTCTACTCGTCTTCGGATGTCTTTTGGATCTGGTTGTACCTAGAGATTGCATCTATGGAGGTTGGTAATTGATGTCCAAAGGTCACATCTACGAGCTGATCAATCTTGGGGAGTGGAAAGCTGTCTTTCAAAAAAGTCTTATTctggtcggtatagtcgatgcaAACTTGTCATTTTTTGTTAGTTTTATTCACAAGTACAATATTGGCTGACCAATCAGAATAGTTCACCTCGTGAACAAAACTattctccaagagtttgtcaacTTTTTGGTCGATGACTTGTTGTTTTTCTACGAtgaagtttttcttcttttattacaCAAGTCGATGAGTTGGGTCCACATTGAGCCTGTGAACCAACACCTTGGAGCTTAAACCTAGCATGTTGTTGGGCCGACTAGGTGAAGTCATCTGCATTGGCATAGAGAAATTGATTACTTTACCTCGATTTTCTTCACTCAAGTTGGAGCTGATCCAAACAGTTTGGTCAGGCTTATATTTCTTAAAAGGAAACCTGCACCAACTCTTCGGCTAGTTCTCCTCGCTGCTCCTTCAGTTTGTCCCTTGTGTCCAACCCTTCTATCGGTAGGATTTCTATGGATTTCTTTCTCTTGAGGGTGGCCCTGTAGCATTGACGAGCTATCATCTAGTCACCTCAGATTTCTCCTACTCTGCTCCTTGTGGAGAattgcatgagcaagtggttggTAGATACCACAGCCCTTTCTCCTCATAAATATGAGGTGGATTTATTGCTGGAAGACAACAGCCTCTagccagcttttttttttttttttttttcggttgaGCTGCTGAAGCAATAGGGCAAAAGGAACCATTAACATGCATATCAAGGCCCAAAGGAATCCACTGACCTACTATACATTCCAAATTACATGATCACCACATCAATCAAAATTAGAAAGAGATGTTTGATGATCTATCATGCTCATATGTCTAAGTTCATTCCTTTCTCTTTGATGTATATACACCATCTTTAAATATCCAATGACACTTCTAGCTGCAGGATctattagaagtatgccctagaagctaattTGGCAGAAAAATTGTATATATTCTGAgacataaatttatacttgatctttttattaattaataaaattggatatttttttcattcatgttattaTCCGTCCATGAATtgtccaaagaattaataagataatgacatatattctcaagagttgagaatttaaagcATGTGCCATtgttgattaatttctgaattactcttgatcgatggatcattacgaaggacggtgatcgattcgatgagattagtgcacatatcatattttttaatggacgagtcttgagtccacagtgtggggacactgaaatgattgtgcaagtgcttgttagagaataagggtactgagcgtgaccaaagcaagaagtcacttggatgtcagtgatttacttgatgctgcagttgtatgattggtacttagacctgcgatgccacagctattcacagtgaggtcgctgtagtttgacgagcacataaacatgggccctatccattagaatccttgtggtgcagattggctgcagtaggttcactgtcgaattagggttgcatctagatgggatctatcgatcttgatagactaagagagatcctatgtgatttatgagtcTGAGTTCGAAAAACCTTGGCTAAGACAttttggaaaaggagttttctaatctcgaacttaagtcaaataaattttgacatatgacagatgatggggtttgaggagttatccatgacctccatcttgtcgggatccacgatagaaggactatatcatacgctaactgcacctagaagttCATCTATTCCGTTTTACTGGATtgtcactacatgctgctaggtatcactggtggattgtgagactcgaaggcattcacttgatgatcagtaaattctgaaaaaagagttgaaattatttcaaccaattgaaaggagtttcaataatattatgatggagatcacaatatatctcactatcagacagaatagaacctatggggtcacacatataAGAGATTTTGGTCATTCCGACGGTTGGATTGCGATTTAGAATTGCAATATATcttgattgtcaatttgattgataattggtttaacccactaagagttagtgagttaaagaagGAGGATTTCAATTGGACTAAATCAATTAGACTTAACcttattggataaggatggaaagtcctaattaattagaactccttatttgataaggaaCTTAATTCATAAATCCAATTtggatctaattggattagaatttacatgaatcaaattggaggacatattgggtcctaattagattaggattcaattaATCAAGAGGAACCATATgattcctaattgaattagaaaaTCTAAAGCATAAAAGGAAGGAActccccctccttttcttcctcgGGTGAAACAAAGGAGGGGCATCCACCCCTCCTTGAATCATGCCAAGAACCTCTTGATTGCATCACGCCCCACCCCTCCTTCCTTTTTTGGCCTTCCACACGGCACAAGGAGAGGCCATGTTGCCTCTCCTTGGTTCTCTCCAACCTCTTTTAAGTAAAGGATTGGAAGGGGTGAATCAAGAAAGAATTTCTCCAAatccttttccttctttaaGCTAGACATGAGATGCTTACATAAAGAGGAGGGGGGCGTGAGGGCTAAATATGCATTAGAGATTATTGAATTcagccttctcttcctcttctttagcCGCAAGGAagtccttttcttcttcctccttccaagaaaaagagaaaatgtttctttttcttcttccttcttcctcctcttggaagCAATCAAAAGTTAATTGCTTAAAAAAGTTTCAACCTTCAAAAGAGAATCTTCTGTAAGGAAGCTAGCACTCCGATGAAATCAAGATGCTTGAAGCGATctgtacctcgtgtggatacctataAATGTCGGACACTTGTACAGCTTAATCCTTcgatcatcagatagcggtaaagatctacccgctcaaaggtaaaatAGGATCTTTACAATTCtttattatagaattaaattaatcaagttttaattttaatctcttttttttaattcataatTTTCTAAGTTTGTGAACTGAATTCTACCCTTCCTGGAATGTTCATGTGATGCACAACCCCGCACGTgtgtttccactgcaatcgtcgcaacgcgtgcgAGAGTAACCCGACGGGATCAACGCTCCAAAGCAATACAAGATCTAAATTACAGCCTTTTATGGCATATATGATACAGCAAGTTACACAGACTACAGATATGTACCACTTGACAGCAGCAGCCATTTTAACTAGGAGAGAAAACAGGTATTATAACTAGTTAACCGCACACAGCAGGCAGCTGCTGACACACTGCATTATGCATGATTGCAGCTATCTGATGATTGATTCCTTTTAATGGGAACACCTGAGGCTTTGCATCTTCAGACAAGTCATTGCCATCGTGGTGTTTCTCGCCTGTCACAACCAAAACGATATTGTTTTaagggaagcattttcctagaATGTTAAGGATCAATATCTCATGGTATAACAGAATTAGGCTTACACTATTCTCTTGACTGAATATATTCAGTACGCTAGCAGGAACAAACAATACTTAGCATATACAGTAAGTCTGTATTTACTATTAAGAATAAACTGAAGAATAGGTAATATTTGGCATATCAAAATCCACCGTATGGAGTACATCaacttctctttttttatgCTTCTCTGAATTGTGGGTGATGGCCATGATATATACCCTTGGTTAGATAACTAATATAAAAATAAGTTATATCTGATTGGAAGGTTAAAGGGATGAAAGGAAGAAACAATTTCTGATCAATAAATCATGCTGGGATTCTGTGGAGACGGTCAGTAACAAGCCGGCTCTGCTTTAGCTCTGAGCTGAATGGTGGAAAAGGAGATATTGCATTTAGAAAATGTGCACGAACTACTGCACCCAAAATCCTATCTGAATCAATTTTGTGGACTGGGTGAACCATGGTGGTCAAGATTTTCCTCCTAAATGAGCTATTGCCCAAGTATGTCCCTAGCACGCCGTATTTTTAAAACAAATTTGGACATCATATCTGACTGGGAAGTTGGATTTGCTGCAGCATAGCGAAACAAACATTTCCAGTTCCTTTCCCAGTCTTGATTTCATTTGGTCACtgaagaaaaacaaactagcttATTCAAAGTAACAAGTAGTTTTTATACACATGCAAGAAAACATTCCAAGTTTGCCATACCTTCTTCACTTCAGGAACTGATTTACAGTCTGGAGGTTTCTCAACAGCCAGTTTGGTTTTGTATGGTATCAAGTTGTGACCAGGTGCATGCTGTGAGACTCCGGTTCTAGAATTTGTCACGTCTGACACAGACCTGTTGGTAGGAGGCCCAGATTCAACATTAGACCCTGGACTCTCCTGTTCCCTCAGAATCTCTCTGTCATCAACACTACTGATATCATTCTGTTCAATCTCTTCTATGCTTCTACTTAATGACGACAAGGATTCTCTGTCCAGGTCTTGCATCACAGCATGGTTAAAGTTTTTCTCTGGCTCAATTTTTTCCATGCTTCTTCTCAGCGAGTCTATTTTTGATGTTGTGGATCCTGGATACAGCGGTCTAGTTTGAAGAGCTTGACTGCACTTCGTATCCTGCTTGAAGTTTAGTTCATTTTCAGTTTCTGTAGAAGGGGCATCAATAGTTTCTGCTGCCCCATCTCTAAGACTTCCATGCTGCAGAGCTGTTTCATCATCTTCTCCAGTTTGGCTAGAATTACTACCATCACCACCATAATCCAATGTGAGCTCAGTTTGCTGGTTCTGTTCCAAGGCCTTTAAAGCTCGAAGCCTTCTGTAGTATTCTTCAAAGTATGCTTTCTTTTTGGCAACTAAGCCACTAAACTTGTCCAGTTCCTCCTGGCGTCTGTCGTGAGTAAACACTGACCTTTTCTCCCATGACAATGACTCAGCTGCAAATCTTCCAAAGGATATAGAACCATGATCAAGCATTTGCGAGACCGAAGCTTCCTGCAAACCACATTAACAATATTAATACTCTACATAAATGAAAGAAAacaatatatttaaataattacAGCACCCCAATTATCTTTCATTGGCTTCTTTGTATCACATGCTATATTCTCTGCTAACTTTGTATCAAACTTAATATAATATCCATATAAATCAACAGAAAATGTAAGAAACAAAAAGGGGAAAATTAATATACCAACACAGCTGAAAGGTAATGTATCATGAGTTCAGAATTCAATATAGGAGAAGAATAACAAAGTAGGTCACATCAGGAAATACAGAGAAATGAAACTCAGGTACTTAATAAAGCTCAAGCACCCATTTAGCCACCCAATAACAACAGAATAGGAAAATTATATTCATTATAGACCTTTTGCATAGCAATCTAACTTAATAAGCAGATGTAAGGAGTTTATATCATCCCAACTGTATATACTTCAAAAACAGCAATGAAACTGCCAGGagaggaaaacaagcaaaataGAACCAATAAGACCACAGCAGAGAATAAAAGAACTCGTACCATTCTGTTGCAAATATAGTGTAGAATTTGATACAATATATTACATGTaagatcatatattaaaaaatctgAAATGCAAAATGAAACTAGCAATAGATAAATATCTTATCATTGTAGTTAGCATTTATGTAACCTGAATAATGTCATTAAAAAAGGGTTAAAGAGCAAAAAATAGATGGTTTGATACATGTAAGAATGAATTGCTGTTAGTTTAGCACTCTAAAGGAGCATTAAAGATTTTTTTAGACAAATAATTATGATGGTGAACAACCCAAAGAGATTAGaaaaaaattacttgagaatcaTCTCGATCAGATAACTCCTCCTGTGACCATCCATAATAAGTCTGACCAACACTGGTCGCCATTTCATGTCAACCAGTTACTTTACAATTATTACACAATATTATGGAGGCAAAAGCAGTCAGTTGATGGTGCCTCCCATTCTACAAAAGTATAAGCAAGGGCAGATACCTACATTAGGAAAAAGAACGACAGTTTTAGTCCTTAACCTTGATAGCGTAAAAGTCAAAACACTGAGAATCATATTCTAGTTTAGATTGTCACGGTAACAATGTCAAAATATGTGATAACGATGATAGAGGAAATGTAATAACATGAGATAAAGTTGCGAGTAAAGTAGGAAAAATAACGAATCTCCTGAAATTTGAGTATGTAAAAGGGAAGAGTACAGCAAAATCTTGTCACAGTGATTTGTAAAGTACTTGCAAACTTTGCTAGATTTTTAAAAATACTCTATTCATCaagaaaattataaatatattttcaatGACCATTGTGCTAATAGCATGGGGTTGAAAACTTCTTGACCACAAGCAGATGAGAGTATAATCAATTTAGGTTTACATAAAATTCAACTTCTTTAATTGCATTTAAGAAAGTCTTCATCCAAAACAAGAAAACAATATCTGAAATAGGCTGGGTCAAAAGCAAGGTAGTGTTCCAACTTTAATCCAAGAAAAATTAATGTTTTTTCCATAGGTTTGACTTTGGGGCAAAATTTTATATCACATTTATAATTGTCTTGTAAAAATTGGTTGAAATCCTTTACATGATAAAAAAAGAATTAACAACAGTAAAATTATGATGCTCTGATAGGCATAGGAAATTGAtgggaaaaatgaaaaatcaaatAACTTAATACAGACTAAATAAAAAGCCATGGAGCAAATTTTTCTTCCAAGCCTCAAGGAGAACAGTAAAGGAATGATTTAAATTCCTTGGGGACCTTTTCAGATTCGACATACTTAACAAAAGACTGCTGTAATCATTAAACAATCCAAATAAATTAAGTTTTGTAAACGAGCTAAGATAGTAAATTAAAGTTAGTCCAACACTCACGGCAGTCATAGTTAAAACATAAGCTGAAAACATATCATATCTACTTTTACGAGGTCAGAACATTCTTGGACAAGCTAAACaattgaggaaaaaaaaatcctggCTTCTGAATATTGCCACCTATTCTTCAATCTTCAAAACCCAAATTCAGATCTTTTTGTTTTTCACAACTCAAGCAGATGTTTAACTAGTGCCAAATTTCGACTCTCAATAAATAGAAACTaaaatcaggaaaaaaaatttatcaaagCAGCTCTTCCATGATATTATAAAATCCAAACTC is from Phoenix dactylifera cultivar Barhee BC4 unplaced genomic scaffold, palm_55x_up_171113_PBpolish2nd_filt_p 001196F, whole genome shotgun sequence and encodes:
- the LOC120108140 gene encoding uncharacterized protein LOC120108140 isoform X2; amino-acid sequence: MVSIKNSYDLEADDSFEIKMVSIKEASVSQMLDHGSISFGRFAAESLSWEKRSVFTHDRRQEELDKFSGLVAKKKAYFEEYYRRLRALKALEQNQQTELTLDYGGDGSNSSQTGEDDETALQHGSLRDGAAETIDAPSTETENELNFKQDTKCSQALQTRPLYPGSTTSKIDSLRRSMEKIEPEKNFNHAVMQDLDRESLSSLSRSIEEIEQNDISSVDDREILREQESPGSNVESGPPTNRSVSDVTNSRTGVSQHAPGHNLIPYKTKLAVEKPPDCKSVPEVKKARNTTMAMTCLKMQSLRCSH
- the LOC120108140 gene encoding uncharacterized protein LOC120108140 isoform X5 encodes the protein MATSVGQTYYGWSQEELSDRDDSQEASVSQMLDHGSISFGRFAAESLSWEKRSVFTHDRRQEELDKFSGLVAKKKAYFEEYYRRLRALKALEQNQQTELTLDYGGDGSNSSQTGEDDETALQHGSLRDGAAETIDAPSTETENELNFKQDTKCSQALQTRPLYPGSTTSKIDSLRRSMEKIEPEKNFNHAVMQDLDRESLSSLSRSIEEIEQNDISSVDDREILREQESPGSNVESGPPTNRSVSDVTNSRTGVSQHAPGHNLIPYKTKLAVEKPPDCKSVPEVKK
- the LOC120108140 gene encoding uncharacterized protein LOC120108140 isoform X1, with translation MATSVGQTYYGWSQEELSDRDDSQEASVSQMLDHGSISFGRFAAESLSWEKRSVFTHDRRQEELDKFSGLVAKKKAYFEEYYRRLRALKALEQNQQTELTLDYGGDGSNSSQTGEDDETALQHGSLRDGAAETIDAPSTETENELNFKQDTKCSQALQTRPLYPGSTTSKIDSLRRSMEKIEPEKNFNHAVMQDLDRESLSSLSRSIEEIEQNDISSVDDREILREQESPGSNVESGPPTNRSVSDVTNSRTGVSQHAPGHNLIPYKTKLAVEKPPDCKSVPEVKKARNTTMAMTCLKMQSLRCSH
- the LOC120108140 gene encoding uncharacterized protein LOC120108140 isoform X6; the encoded protein is MLDHGSISFGRFAAESLSWEKRSVFTHDRRQEELDKFSGLVAKKKAYFEEYYRRLRALKALEQNQQTELTLDYGGDGSNSSQTGEDDETALQHGSLRDGAAETIDAPSTETENELNFKQDTKCSQALQTRPLYPGSTTSKIDSLRRSMEKIEPEKNFNHAVMQDLDRESLSSLSRSIEEIEQNDISSVDDREILREQESPGSNVESGPPTNRSVSDVTNSRTGVSQHAPGHNLIPYKTKLAVEKPPDCKSVPEVKKARNTTMAMTCLKMQSLRCSH
- the LOC120108140 gene encoding uncharacterized protein LOC120108140 isoform X4, whose product is MVSIKEASVSQMLDHGSISFGRFAAESLSWEKRSVFTHDRRQEELDKFSGLVAKKKAYFEEYYRRLRALKALEQNQQTELTLDYGGDGSNSSQTGEDDETALQHGSLRDGAAETIDAPSTETENELNFKQDTKCSQALQTRPLYPGSTTSKIDSLRRSMEKIEPEKNFNHAVMQDLDRESLSSLSRSIEEIEQNDISSVDDREILREQESPGSNVESGPPTNRSVSDVTNSRTGVSQHAPGHNLIPYKTKLAVEKPPDCKSVPEVKKARNTTMAMTCLKMQSLRCSH